From the candidate division WOR-3 bacterium genome, one window contains:
- a CDS encoding lactate utilization protein, giving the protein MKTAAANYGSMKKWYHKNRIANLLKELRRRGFQAEYHDDVDSLKKALLRKIPKKASIGIPGSVTIREIGIIEEFKKRGNKIFQHWREGLNEKIDQHARSLEGQADYYLTSSNAITIKGELINIDGVGNRVAHMVFGPKNVFVVVGVNKIVDSIEQGLERAHQVAGVMNARRVEARTPCVKTGVCSDCSTPGKICRVISIIKYRPFQTKITVMLINKELGF; this is encoded by the coding sequence ATGAAAACAGCTGCTGCAAACTATGGATCGATGAAAAAATGGTACCATAAAAACAGAATAGCGAATTTATTAAAAGAATTACGACGTCGGGGCTTTCAGGCAGAGTACCATGATGACGTCGATTCGCTGAAAAAAGCACTCTTAAGAAAAATACCGAAAAAAGCCAGCATCGGAATTCCCGGATCTGTAACAATTCGGGAAATCGGCATCATCGAAGAATTTAAAAAAAGAGGAAACAAAATCTTTCAGCACTGGCGTGAAGGGCTCAATGAAAAGATCGACCAGCACGCACGCTCTCTCGAAGGTCAGGCTGATTATTACCTCACAAGCAGCAATGCAATCACCATAAAAGGTGAACTTATAAATATCGACGGTGTCGGAAACCGTGTCGCCCATATGGTTTTCGGTCCGAAAAATGTTTTTGTTGTCGTCGGTGTTAATAAAATCGTCGATTCGATCGAGCAAGGACTTGAACGGGCGCATCAGGTTGCTGGAGTAATGAATGCGCGACGCGTCGAAGCCCGGACCCCCTGTGTTAAAACCGGTGTCTGTTCAGACTGCAGCACTCCAGGAAAAATCTGTCGTGTGATCTCCATAATCAAATACCGCCCTTTCCAGACGAAAATCACGGTGATGCTTATCAATAAGGAACTGGGGTTTTGA
- a CDS encoding phosphoenolpyruvate carboxykinase (GTP): MDDKTKAFLKEKIGEEGYNKLMRIDNPNLHQFIAKYIEHCTPDKVFICTDAPEDIKYIREAAIKNGEEAPLAIEGHTIHFDNYYDQARDKAHTLILLPPGKKLDKSIKTGNRDECLKEIHEIMKGIMKGKELYVRFFCLGPTNSEFSQPVVQLTDSAYVAHSEDILYRQGFEEFVRQGKNARFFKIVHSAGELDERKTSKNLDKRRIYIDLEEDIVYSANTQYGGNTIGLKKLSMRLAINRGSKEGWLTEHMLVMGVHGPNGRVTYFTGAFPSLCGKTSTAMLDNETIVGDDIAYLRKKDGEVRAVNVEKGMFGIIMGINSKDDPIQWKALHTPGELIFSNVLVTPDKNVYWIGKDGEVPEKGINHSGEWFKGKKDKDGNEITPSHRNARFTLSLERLENLDPTLHDPKGVVVGGIVYGGRDSDTWVPIEESFDWTHGIITKGASLESETTAATLGKEGVRKFNLMSNLDFLSIPISKYIQANLDFAKGLERTPLIFSVNYFLKDKDGNFLNEKTDKKVWYKWAELRVHKEVDAIKTPTGYIPKYEDLKRLFKEVLNKDYSEDDYKKQFMIRIPESLAKIERIKKIYETEVLDPPKILFETLDAQKERLLEAQKKYGDYITPEKLA; encoded by the coding sequence ATGGACGACAAGACAAAGGCGTTCTTAAAAGAAAAAATAGGAGAGGAAGGTTACAACAAGCTGATGAGGATTGATAATCCCAATCTGCATCAATTCATTGCGAAGTATATTGAACACTGTACACCGGACAAAGTCTTTATCTGCACGGATGCTCCTGAAGATATCAAGTACATCAGAGAGGCAGCAATAAAAAACGGTGAAGAGGCTCCTCTGGCGATCGAGGGCCACACAATCCATTTTGACAACTATTATGACCAGGCGCGAGATAAAGCACATACTTTGATTCTGCTGCCCCCGGGTAAAAAGCTGGATAAATCGATCAAAACAGGAAATCGTGATGAGTGTCTCAAAGAAATCCACGAAATAATGAAAGGTATTATGAAGGGTAAAGAACTTTATGTCCGCTTCTTCTGCCTGGGTCCGACCAACTCTGAGTTTTCACAACCGGTTGTTCAGCTCACTGATTCCGCCTATGTCGCCCACAGTGAAGACATCCTCTATCGGCAGGGTTTTGAAGAATTTGTGCGTCAGGGCAAAAACGCCCGCTTCTTTAAAATCGTCCATTCCGCCGGAGAACTGGATGAACGGAAAACGAGTAAAAATCTCGATAAACGCCGTATCTACATCGATCTTGAAGAAGATATCGTCTACAGCGCAAATACCCAGTACGGCGGTAATACGATCGGTTTGAAAAAATTATCGATGCGTCTGGCGATAAACCGCGGTTCAAAAGAAGGCTGGCTCACTGAACACATGCTCGTCATGGGTGTGCACGGTCCAAACGGACGTGTCACCTACTTCACCGGAGCATTCCCATCACTATGCGGTAAAACATCAACCGCCATGCTCGACAATGAAACCATTGTTGGAGATGATATAGCCTATCTGAGAAAAAAGGACGGCGAAGTACGGGCGGTCAATGTTGAAAAGGGGATGTTCGGAATTATAATGGGGATTAACTCCAAAGACGACCCGATACAGTGGAAAGCACTCCATACCCCCGGCGAACTGATCTTCTCAAATGTTCTGGTAACCCCGGACAAGAATGTTTACTGGATAGGAAAAGACGGTGAAGTTCCGGAAAAGGGTATAAACCATTCAGGCGAATGGTTCAAAGGCAAGAAAGATAAAGATGGAAATGAAATCACTCCCTCTCATCGTAATGCACGCTTCACCCTCTCCCTTGAAAGGCTTGAAAACCTCGACCCGACGCTTCATGACCCCAAAGGAGTGGTTGTCGGAGGCATCGTCTACGGCGGCAGAGACTCTGACACCTGGGTTCCTATCGAAGAATCATTTGATTGGACACATGGTATAATCACAAAAGGCGCTTCTCTGGAATCTGAAACCACGGCGGCAACACTCGGTAAAGAAGGAGTGAGAAAATTTAATCTTATGTCCAATCTCGATTTTCTGTCGATTCCCATATCAAAATACATCCAGGCGAATCTTGATTTTGCAAAGGGACTGGAAAGAACACCTCTGATCTTCTCGGTGAACTATTTTCTGAAGGACAAGGACGGTAACTTCCTGAACGAGAAGACCGACAAAAAAGTCTGGTACAAATGGGCTGAATTGAGGGTGCACAAAGAGGTTGACGCCATAAAAACACCGACCGGGTACATCCCGAAATATGAAGATTTAAAACGACTTTTCAAAGAGGTTCTTAATAAGGATTACAGTGAAGACGACTATAAAAAACAGTTTATGATCAGGATTCCGGAAAGTTTGGCAAAGATCGAGCGGATTAAAAAAATATACGAAACTGAAGTCCTCGATCCGCCGAAAATTCTCTTTGAGACGCTTGATGCCCAGAAAGAAAGGCTTCTGGAAGCCCAGAAAAAATACGGTGACTACATTACACCAGAGAAATTAGCGTAA